TGGCCGACCGAAACCGAGATCGCCGACATATGGGCGTAGCGCGTGCTCAGGCCGTTGGCGTGCTCGACCTCGACCATGTTGCCGTAGCCGCCATTGTACTCCGCCGCGACGACTTTGCCCGGCGCCGTGGCGACGATCGAGGAACCGGTTTCGGCCCGGAAGTCGACACCGGTATGCATGGCGAGCCCGCGGGTGAAGGGGTCGGTCCGGTAGCCGAAATTGGAGGTGAAGTCGTGGTCGCCGGCCATCGGCCGGCCGAGGGGCAATTGCTCGATCGCGCCGCGCAGGCGCATGACCGAGGCCATGCGCGGCTGGAGCGCGGTCAGCGTCGCCTCGAACGGACCGGCCGAGGCGTCGAGCTTGACCGGGACGAAGGGGCCGCCCATGCCGCCGGCCGCATTGCCGGGCGCCGCCAGTCGTTCGACATCGAGCCCGGTCTCGGCAAGGCTGCTGCGCAGCCGCTTCTGGGTTGCCGCCAGCGTCTCGTCCATCTCCTTCAGCGCCGATATCTGGGCGTCGGAGGTGCTGGCGATAGCCTGGTCGAGTTTGGTCAGGGTCGCTTCGACGCGCTTGGCGGGCGGCTCGGCCGGAGCCTCGCCCGACTGCCAGCCGCCCGACGGATTGGTTTCGGCGCCGCGCAGCGGCGGCGTATCCGGGGCCGGCATCGGCTTGCCCGGCATGATCGGCGCGAAGCTGGTGACGCCAGAGGCACGGATCGGCTCGTCGGGCTTGATGACCCGCGAGCGCAGCGGCAGCTTCGCAGCCGGCAGCAGCCCGCTCGACTGCAGCGTGTCGGTGAGCGCGGTGACGAGCGACTGGCGCGATTCCAGTTCGGCCTGGCGGATCGCGAGTTCATCGACGCGGGATTCCACGCCGTCCTGATCGAGCAGGGCGCGGCTGGCATAGCGATCGATATCGGCGCGCAGGCCGGCGATCCGATCTTCGTAAGCGTATTGGCGTGTCGTCTCGCGGGCGATCAGCCGCGCGGCGAGATCGTCGCGGCTCAGGATGTACCACCCCGCGGCGCCCGTGCAGGCTGTCGTCAGGGTCAGCCATGCCAGCCCGGCGAGCATCGTCGAGCGGCGGATCGTGTAAGTCTTGTGGGTGACCAGGCCGACGGTCGAGAGGACAGGGCCCGTTTGTGGCTGATTATGCATACGCGGAACCGGAAAGAACGCTGCCGATACCGTCATTAGAGATTGTTAGGGTTAATCTTTCGCAAATCCGGCCGGTGCCGGCTCACAATTCCTGAGCGGCAGCCAGCACCTCGTCGGCATGGCCGGCGACCTTGACCTTGCGCCAGATGCGGGCGAGGCGGCCCTCGGCGTCGATCAGGAAGGTCGAACGTTCGATGCCCATATATGTACGGCCATACATGCTCTTCTCGACCCAGATGCCGTAGGCGGAAGCGAGCTTCTGCTCCTCATCCGCCAGCAGCGCGAAGTCCAGCTCATATTTGCGCTTGAAATTGCCGTGACGTTGCACGGAATCCGGCGAGACGCCGATGATCTCGGTGCCGCATGCGGCGAAGGCCTGGCGCAGGCGGTTGAAGGCGATCGCCTCCTCGGTGCAACCCGGTGTGTTGTCCTTTGGATAGGCATAGAGCACGATTTTCCGGCCGCGCAGGGCGGAAAGGCTGACTTCTCCGCCGCCGTCGCGGGGCAATGTGAAATCCGGCGCGGGATCACCTTCCTGCAATGCCATCGCTTCTGCCTTCCTTTCGTCGCCTTCTCGCTGCATGGACCGCGGCACTGTAAGCAGGCCAGCGACGTCATCGGTCAGCGAAGGATGCGGCAATCCCTTCCGGATTGCCGAATCGCTTCATCTGCCCGCATCGACAT
Above is a genomic segment from Bosea sp. NBC_00550 containing:
- a CDS encoding M23 family metallopeptidase, with protein sequence MHNQPQTGPVLSTVGLVTHKTYTIRRSTMLAGLAWLTLTTACTGAAGWYILSRDDLAARLIARETTRQYAYEDRIAGLRADIDRYASRALLDQDGVESRVDELAIRQAELESRQSLVTALTDTLQSSGLLPAAKLPLRSRVIKPDEPIRASGVTSFAPIMPGKPMPAPDTPPLRGAETNPSGGWQSGEAPAEPPAKRVEATLTKLDQAIASTSDAQISALKEMDETLAATQKRLRSSLAETGLDVERLAAPGNAAGGMGGPFVPVKLDASAGPFEATLTALQPRMASVMRLRGAIEQLPLGRPMAGDHDFTSNFGYRTDPFTRGLAMHTGVDFRAETGSSIVATAPGKVVAAEYNGGYGNMVEVEHANGLSTRYAHMSAISVSVGQMVKAGSVVGRVGSTGRSTGPHLHYETRINDEPVDPTRFLRAGSKLFANAL
- a CDS encoding peroxiredoxin → MALQEGDPAPDFTLPRDGGGEVSLSALRGRKIVLYAYPKDNTPGCTEEAIAFNRLRQAFAACGTEIIGVSPDSVQRHGNFKRKYELDFALLADEEQKLASAYGIWVEKSMYGRTYMGIERSTFLIDAEGRLARIWRKVKVAGHADEVLAAAQEL